The Pyrenophora tritici-repentis strain M4 chromosome 10, whole genome shotgun sequence genome contains a region encoding:
- a CDS encoding TdcF, putative translation initiation inhibitor, yjgF family, with amino-acid sequence MVSFSIITTLLAVAGAAVAKSTPKFAEQPVVTYLGTQGPILSSGAWTSKGIVYTSGTVPSLNGTIVSGGIEAQTAQVIKNIAAVLEEAGTSWEYVMKTTVFLANMSDYSAMNEVYAAMLPNPKPARTAVEVGKLPGNFLIEVEAIAAIPDS; translated from the exons ATGGTTTCTTTCTCCATCATTACCACCTTGCTTGCAGTTGCTGGCGCCGCCGTAGCGAAATCTACTCCTAAGTTCGCTGAGCAACCAGTTGTGACCTACCTTGGTACCCAAGGGCCAATTTTAT CAAGCGGCGCATGGACATCCAAAGGAATAGTGTACACCTCCGGAACCGTACCCTCACTCAACGGGACCATTGTATCTGGAGGAATCGAGGCACAAACG GCTCAGGTTATCAAGAACATTGCCGCGGTACTTGAAGAGGCCGGCACCTCATGGGAATACGTCATGAAGACCACCGTCTTCCTCGCTAATATGTCTGACTACTCTGCGATGAACGAAGTCTACGCCGCTATGTTGCCTAACCCCAAGCCTGCACGCACTGCTGTTGAGGTTGGAAAGTTGCCTGGTAACTTCTTGATTGAAGTTGAGGCTATCGCCGCGATCCCCGATTCATGA
- a CDS encoding Uup, ATPase component ABC transporter with duplicated ATPase domain protein: protein MVRKTKDGGAAVEGHPSGGHITVTVQQSRYALDAVDAPASKEILVKDLSIAVANRELLSHSTLHLVEARHYVLVGRNGTGKSTLLKAIANGLIPGIPWSTRILLLGQTRDEHLEDDMGRLKLESETVLQHVVRSDRTRECYLREEKMLREAFADSVDSMAAVRAHRRIGHDRLALQLKECHRIAERRSGARGKQARKELVKLEERFDESGKRLEDGETEINPMELSEEIQAASDMLSGVQASLELMDAGQAEMKARMVLLGLGFKEERIDNPVSELSGGWKTRCDLACALAQYSDVLLLDEPTNFLDLPSIIWLQNYIRGLNGTTVLLTTHDRNFGDAVAEELIVLRNQTLETFRGNLSLYERERWKKAKHMTKMKEALDKQKKHVEKSIAGNIKAARDKGDDKKLKQAASRKKKLDERMGVQVSWKGGRFKLNRDLAGYHTSRRAEVEVPNFDPPVDVSFPHQPSELRFPGALVHLDQVCFAYSKNTDGPILRDVSLTIHPRARIGVAGLNGSGKSTLVSLITGGDESGGLRPTSGTIMRHGRVRIGRYSQQSVEEMTAMASANAQLTALRHVMDSAGDGMLEQEARALLGGLGLHGQTVSDVPLAQLSGGQKVRVALAVVLWPPPHLLILDEVTTHLDADTTLGLVMGLRQYRGALVVVTHDRFFMRTMVEGESPYKLAPGVRGSSDEADESASESSDSEAVSTGGVLRSGTVFRLAQGQLVELSGGMGEYEAIAARRAAKLGAVQLQR from the exons ATGGTACGCAAAACCAAAGACGGGGGGGCGGCAGTTGAGGGCCATCCGAGCGGTGGGCATATCACAGTCACGGTGCAACAGTCGCGCTATGCACTTGACGCCGTAGATGCACCCGCTTCCAAGGAG ATACTCGTCAAGGACCTATCAATTGCAGTAGCGAACAGGGAATTGCTGTCACATAGCACACTTCACCTAGTCGAAGCTCGGCATTACGTTCTCGTAGGCCGCAATGGGACCGGCAAGTCCACTTTGCTCAAGGCTATAGCGAATGGGCTGATTCCCGGTATTCCATGGAGCACTCGTATCCTACTCTTAGGTCAGACTAGAGACGAGCATCTGGAGGATGACATGGGCAGGCTCAAGCTTGAGAGTGAAACGGTTTTGCAGCACGTGGTCCGCAGCGATCGGACCAGAGAGTGCTATTTGCGCGAAGAAAAAATGCTTAGAGAAGCATTTGCAGATTCTGTTGATTCCATGGCGGCTGTTAGGGCCCACCGACGCATTGGCCACGACCGGCTGGCACTGCAGTTGAAAGAATGTCATCGTATCGCCGAGAGAAGGAGCGGCGCACGAGGGAAGCAGGCCAGGAAAGAGCTGGTCAAACTTGAAGAGCGCTTCGACGAGTCTGGCAAGCGATTAGAAGACGGAGAAACCGAAATTAATCCCATGGAGCTTAGTGAAGAGATACAAGCCGCCTCAGACATGCTTTCGGGCGTGCAAGCCTCTTTGGAACTCATGGATGCCGGTCAGGCAGAGATGAAAGCCCGCATGGTCTTGTTGGGTCTTGGTTTCAAGGAGGAGCGCATCGACAACCCGGTATCAGAGCTCTCCGGGGGTTGGAAAACACGTTGTGACCTTGCTTGTGCCCTTGCACAGTACTCCGATGTGCTGCTGCTGGATGAACCCACAAATTTCCTTGATTTGCCATCAATCATATGGCTGCAGAACTACATCCGCGGCCTGAACGGCACAACCGTCCTGCTGACGACCCATGACCGCAATTTCGGTGATGCCGTTGCAGAGGAACTGATCGTGTTGCGTAACCAGACCCTGGAGACGTTTCGCGGCAACCTCAGTTTGTACGAGCGAGAGAGATGGAAAAAGGCAAAGCATATGACAAAGATGAAGGAGGCGTTAGATAAGCAGAAGAAGCACGTGGAGAAGAGCATTGCAGGCAATATCAAAGCGGCCAGGGACAAGGGGGATGACAAGAAGCTGAAGCAGGCAGCATCcaggaagaagaagctggATGAGAGGATGGGAGTGCAAGTCAGTTGGAAAGGCGGTCGGTTCAAACTGAATCGCGACCTTGCAGGCTATCACACGTCCCGTCGCGCAGAAGTGGAAGTCCCGAATTTTGATCCGCCGGTAGATGTCTCCTTTCCCCACCAACCATCAGAGCTACGGTTCCCTGGAGCGCTGGTGCATCTGGACCAGGTGTGCTTTGCGTATTCTAAAAACACAGACGGGCCGATATTGAGGGACGTCAGTTTGACGATACATCCACGTGCGCGGATAGGGGTGGCAGGACTCAATGGGAGTGGCAAGAGCACATTGGTGTCTCTGATTACGGGCGGTGACGAAAGTGGGGGTCTACGACCGACGTCTGGCACGATTATGCGACACGGGCGAGTGAGGATTGGTCGGTATTCGCAGCAGTCGGTTGAGGAGATGACGGCCATGGCGTCGGCAAACGCACAGCTAACGGCGCTCCGCCATGTAATGGACTCGGCTGGAGATGGCATGCTAGAACAGGAAGCGCGAGCACTCCTGGGCGGTCTAGGGCTTCATGGACAGACGGTATCGGACGTGCCGCTGGCGCAGCTATCGGGAGGGCAAAAGGTTAGGGTGGCGCTTGCCGTTGTGCTGTGGCCGCCGCCGCACCTGCTCATACTCGACGAAGTGACGACGCACTTGGATGCCGATACGACGCTGGGTCTCGTGATGGGCTTGAGACAGTATCGTGGTGCGCTAGTAGTAGTAACCCACGATCGGTTTTTTATGAG AACCATGGTAGAAGGAGAATCGCCATACAAGCTAGCGCCAGGGGTCCGGGGCTCGAGCGACGAGGCTGACGAGTCTGCGTCTGAAAGCAGCGACTCGGAGGCAGTGTCGACAGGGGGGGTGCTAAGGTCGGGAACGGTTTTTCGGCTGGCTCAAGGCCAGCTCGTTGAGCTATCGGGCGGTATGGGGGAGTATGAAGCGATCGCCGCCAGGAGGGCTGCCAAGCTAGGCGCGGTACAGCTGCAGCGATAA
- a CDS encoding AF-4 multi-domain protein, which yields MLSRNPYASTGYGLPADYYDSSSGSSGKRKRASSPPAVRQRSPQEKIEFTTQTSFEPKKRLSDEYRHDMRKLQYGRPDRREYFAQTSPRSILQQRSEQRCRQQPKRLFRPKTTEEKIYHQILQDEATARYVPPGPELQIQLNDPHDIRQHISLQDFWPRKDLDGLGSESWDEWVARKVYEGGWASWFLDPPAPPKPEGIVEYPRRPDADSSSQPLSKRHKLNSGRAPNTFIGMPSARWGVIPAATIDGVSELYNASGAIIPAVTRRGFRAVRSIPKAVGRFIGVKDEVAERWGIDVDSSSDSSEGSDADSSDGDDDDYTPRAQETGVPLPAPRPTSDILPDYLIPRQALKTNAAGEDGTTMQQGSGDQNVPWPNVILSVRRDTKVKPSSVPKIPRGTPEMTETVTKVKSKFPVQTVSGAGRGSQSMPRTKRSTHTVPVGRDTTVQPSSVPKNRDTPAKTAVNVKSMRPASPDLGDTVESYYKNSEVNTTSPTNAMLRRRDSAAVEYPVLDIPRITIAGTENAGNVNSKRPAQPDSGAAVRPSLMKSMFTITTQPSAPTLPTHQPTQSNQNYIIFPTCSSRHSTETTFCEHCGTPWPPKPAPKSEARSIMRNNPYPDTMHLPGSYLSPKYQKGPLDATLVTRAERKWWDIRQPDEEFDEEAFMMTGGAGPAGTLDVDGTPIYIPEEERERLLADKRMQEANFAAREHIAMRRKNFARLNGLNYPTSQPYFDELGSYVPTEQVRENTPEKPYIPEGECMTDTAQELLNNVAKLREEAVAQGRVFPEGITGWDEMGEAVQEHVRWATRLIEENERRSSSAADQATTQQQIPQIDKAFGFDAELQKLDDQRIRMLYDGYCWPEDLIGWAGYSDADRNLIWEATLYLEHKEAMEE from the coding sequence ATGTTGTCCAGGAATCCATACGCTAGCACAGGCTACGGCCTCCCTGCAGACTACTACGACTCTTCGTCCGGCTCCTCGggaaagaggaagagggCGTCGTCGCCGCCGGCTGTAAGACAAAGGTCTCCTCAGGAGAAAATTGAGTTTACAACTCAGACGAGCTTTGAACCCAAGAAGAGGCTATCAGACGAGTATCGCCATGATATGAGAAAGTTGCAGTACGGGCGACCAGATAGGCGAGAATATTTTGCGCAGACAAGCCCACGAAGCATCCTGCAGCAAAGATCCGAACAAAGATGCCGACAGCAACCCAAGCGCCTCTTCCGACCCAAAACAACCGAAGAAAAAATCTACCATCAGATCCTCCAGGACGAAGCCACAGCCCGCTACGTCCCACCCGGGCCCGAACTCCAAATCCAACTCAACGACCCTCATGATATCCGGCAGCACATTTCCCTGCAAGATTTCTGGCCTCGGAAAGACTTGGATGGGTTAGGGTCAGAATCATGGGATGAATGGGTCGCTAGAAAGGTATACGAAGGAGGATGGGCATCATGGTTTCTCGACCCCCCAGCTCCGCCAAAACCAGAAGGAATAGTCGAATACCCACGCCGACCTGATGCAGACTCCTCCTCCCAACCCTTGTCCAAGAGACATAAACTAAACTCTGGTCGCGCCCCCAACACCTTCATTGGCATGCCTTCCGCACGATGGGGTGTCATCCCCGCAGCTACTATCGATGGTGTCAGTGAATTATACAACGCATCAGGCGCCATTATACCCGCGGTTACTAGGCGCGGATTCAGAGCTGTGCGGAGTATTCCGAAGGCTGTGGGTAGGTTTATTGGTGTGAAGGATGAGGTTGCGGAAAGGTGGGGGATAGATGTCGATTCCAGCTCGGATAGCTCTGAGGGTTCTGATGCTGATAGCTCTGATGGCGATGATGACGACTATACGCCTAGAGCGCAGGAAACGGGTGTACCGCTTCCTGCTCCACGACCTACATCGGATATACTCCCCGATTATTTGATACCTAGGCAGGCGCTGAAGACTAATGCTGCTGGTGAAGATGGAACGACGATGCAGCAAGGAAGTGGAGACCAGAATGTGCCGTGGCCTAATGTTATACTGTCTGTGCGGAGGGATACCAAGGTAAAGCCGAGTTCCGTACCAAAGATTCCTCGTGGTACGCCAGAAATGACCGAGACTGTGACAAAGGTCAAGTCGAAGTTTCCAGTCCAGACAGTCTCCGGTGCTGGACGAGGAAGCCAGAGTATGCCGCGGACGAAGAGGTCTACTCATACAGTGCCTGTGGGAAGGGATACCACGGTACAGCCGAGTTCGGTACCAAAGAATCGTGATACACCAGCTAAGACCGCGGTAAATGTCAAATCGATGCGCCCAGCATCGCCAGACTTGGGTGATACAGTAGAAAGTTACTATAAAAACAGCGAGGTCAATACCACATCGCCAACCAACGCAATGCTTCGAAGGAGGGATAGCGCAGCAGTGGAATATCCAGTACTAGATATTCCCCGTATTACGATAGCTGGAACCGAAAACGCGGGAAACGTCAATTCGAAGCGTCCAGCACAGCCAGACTCCGGTGCTGCAGTAAGACCTTCCTTGATGAAAAGCATGTTCACCATCACAACGCAACCGTCAGCACCAACACTGCCAACACATCAGCCGACACAATCGAACCAGAACTACATCATTTTTCCAACTTGCAGCAGCAGACACAGTACAGAAACCACATTCTGCGAACACTGCGGTACTCCTTGGCCTCCCAAGCCTGCGCCCAAGTCAGAAGCCCGCTCCATCATGCGCAACAATCCCTACCCAGATACTATGCATCTTCCTGGGAGCTACTTATCCCCTAAGTACCAGAAAGGACCTTTAGATGCCACGCTAGTCACGCGCGCAGAGCGCAAGTGGTGGGACATTCGTCAACCGGACGAAGAATTTGACGAAGAAGCTTTTATGATGACGGGTGGAGCTGGGCCGGCTGGCACATTGGATGTGGACGGGACGCCAATTTATATCCCAGAAGAGGAACGTGAACGTTTGCTTGCAGATAAGAGAATGCAGGAGGCGAATTTTGCTGCTCGGGAGCACATTGCGATGAGGCGGAAGAATTTTGCGAGACTGAATGGGTTGAATTATCCTACCAGTCAGCCTTACTTCGACGAGCTTGGTTCTTATGTGCCTACTGAGCAAGTTAGGGAAAACACACCAGAAAAACCATACATCCCAGAGGGAGAATGCATGACGGATACAGCTCAAGAATTACTCAACAACGTAGCCAAGCTGCGGGAAGAAGCCGTAGCCCAGGGTCGCGTGTTCCCCGAAGGCATCACTGGCTGGGATGAGATGGGTGAGGCTGTGCAAGAACACGTAAGGTGGGCCACTCGGCTCATTGAAGAGAACGAGCGTCGGTCAAGCTCGGCAGCTGATCAAGCAACAACGCAGCAGCAGATACCCCAAATCGACAAAGCTTTCGGATTTGATGCGGAGCTTCAGAAGCTAGATGACCAGAGAATCAGAATGCTATATGATGGATACTGCTGGCCAGAGGACCTCATCGGCTGGGCCGGCTACTCTGATGCAGACAGGAATCTCATCTGGGAAGCGACTCTGTACCTAGAACATAAAGAAGCGATGGAGGAGTAG
- a CDS encoding NAD dependent epimerase-dehydratase family protein yields the protein MSKILITGATGYVGGTVLAQLIASTELSLKPLTFDVLIRDNVQASKLKEAYGSRVNTIRWTGLDDTVFIEDTATNYDIVINTGSGFIPEGAAAFVNGLARGVNTGKPAPWMLHISGCTNVSDRPLTQPPRPPYEWDDERDGAGIFHFMKALDEEDPYSQRTTELSVLEAATATGVNAISINTPCIFGEGGALFNRQGLVIPLIMMYVVQHGYGWNLNDTANFDWVHVSDLAKMYVLARTILEREDRGVRYLPSGRNGVMFAAVGHTLIKDINQRCLDLAFEDGLLPREDTPQEKEIRNVSLDEIAEKLTAGRRDIAECGWAGHTTTKAEKDFKDELGALKEGRRMFSTESCIGAKK from the exons ATGAGCAAGATCCTCATCACTGGTGCCACTGGCTACGTGGGCGGCACAGTCCTCGCTCAGCTCATTGCAAGCACTGAACTCAGTCTCAAACCCCTCACTTTCGATGTCCTCATTCGCGACAATGTACAGGCCTCCAAATTGAAGGAAGCATATGGATCTCGCGTCAACACGATCAGATGGACTGGTCTAGATGACACAGTCTTTATCGAAGACACAGCCACAAACTACGATATTGTCATCAACACTGGCTCTGGCTTCATCCCAGAAGGCGCTGCAGCCTTTGTCAACGGCCTGGCACGCGGCGTCAACACAGGCAAACCAGCACCGTGGATGCTACATATCTCCGGCTGCACCAATGTTTCCGACCGTCCCCTGACACAACCTCCACGCCCGCCCTACGAATGGGACGACGAAAGGGACGGGGCTGGGATCTTTCATTTTATGAAAGCCCTTGACGAAGAGGATCCATACTCACAGCGCACAACCGAACTCAGTGTTCTCGAAGCAGCCACTGCAACAGGCGTGAATGCCATCAGCATCAACACGCCTTGTATATTTGGTGAAGGAGGAGCTTTGTTCAACCGCCAAGGCCTTGTCATTCCTCTAATCATGATGTACGTGGTGCAACATGGTTATGGCTGGAACCTCAACGACACAGCCAATTTTGACTGGGTCCACGTCTCCGACCTAGCAAAGATGTACGTCCTCGCGCGCACTATTCTCGAGCGTGAGGACCGGGGCGTCAGATACCTCCCTTCTGGTCGAAACGGTGTGATGTTCGCGGCGGTTGGTCACACGCTCATCAAGGATATCAACCAGAGGTGCCTAGACCTAGCATTTGAAGATGGTTTGTTGCCGCGTGAGGATACTCCACAGGAGAAGGAAATCCGGAATGTATCGCTGGATGAAATTGCCGAGAAGTTGACTGCGGGTCGTCGCGATATTGCCGAGTGTGGCTGGGCTGGGCATACGACTACGAAGGCG GAGAAGGATTTCAAGGATGAGCTGGGTGCGTTGAAGGAAGGTAGGCGGATGTTCTCTACGGAGAGCTGTATTGGCGCGAAGAAGTAA